The following proteins are encoded in a genomic region of Oncorhynchus kisutch isolate 150728-3 linkage group LG18, Okis_V2, whole genome shotgun sequence:
- the si:ch211-14c7.2 gene encoding uncharacterized protein si:ch211-14c7.2, with product MIQQNNNNNYPCLEMSGSPREVLQKCQKSDLSFTRRLELGDMPLVKGLRAWAACSKNRRRAAPPPRSQGTCPRPADVYPVGQWGRLGYGLGLPLDSNYASNPRQTGLGALVTVATLKASEGGGQTQTSCLFLKTEGGRCLYSTGSPRPCTQSLVPQSPSTLVGSWLRDKVGGVRDSSMVGKMGVQDMGGALGSYQVKSRSAQRWRTSCKPVVSIQGRTLRNRENAGEHTLEGSQESRDKGEFPKAGQDTLSGKQDRGSTRSPKCSHAQTKTCTQCHGRRGGQGSSGGQRGAASVCEQDQSSCGVEGIKEKEEGKVQDGTGLTRSKPCDSSLPPDNADPENCSSDVGDRGKPDSPRAQEGLHPETSLNKEHFQDKLWDKDIHTGGNDVASGIMSHVEDFDGMVGAVIGFVDHIKSAECDSERLRGTGEIAEGKLPNRWIDSQTSESHCCSERSCLKDCSTQPPRPVEGSISTAPDETGYGQINQETKSDSQYNKLCEKCQPEEKDPVAVDKEGLQESVHGLCEEEEIEGEEGIQSTAPEIRELCGEHGEILPEVRSTDDEARLVKGDIISQRTERGPHWATEEHECEETCNMEARCFSDLPANLTEEAVVRWRKAGTRQFNSRLQGSAVAGPATSVTHSPPNLASSRAMATGFPAPNGGQTDAGGGALVPLLRSPGEQEWKMGPDESKVASNRGFLDGGPEGEDDFGLFMQAEEQLPWDDSFTASPLVPSGKSESVGWTDSSFQQSEDAWTAFPKDIAGEGQDTREQWWPTNAVEETRGRFSATQNVNKVFVEAFPSLSTPLYDRDAVPTLSQLLRGVLDHESSAEDHGLLDGFHDLNKMFGLKYKRANAVSRERLLQSLHLGQCNTENMTGHRAANYSPSLGLPSSSQHAQACGKRRLSYVNKNIME from the exons ATGATCCAGCAGAACAATAACAACAACTACCCATGCCTGGAGATGTCTGGCTCCCCCAGGGAGGTGCTGCAGAAGTGCCAAAAAAGCGATCTTTCCTTCACCAGACGCTTGGAGCTTGGGGACATGCCCTTAGTCAAGGGCCTTCGGGCCTGGGCTGCGTGCTCCAAGAACCGCAGGAGGGCAGCACCTCCCCCCAGGTCCCAGGGAACGTGCCCCAGGCCTGCAGATGTCTACCCAGTGGGACAGTGGGGCAGGCTGGGTTATGGTCTGGGGCTACCGCTGGACTCCAACTATGCCTCCAaccccagacagacaggcctgggGGCACTGGTGACTGTGGCCACGTTGAAGGCCTCtgagggaggtggtcagactCAGACAAGCTGTCTGTTCCTCAAGACGGAGGGTGGAAGGTGCCTCTACTCTACAGGCAGTCCAAGGCCCTGCACTCAAAGTCTGGTCCCTCAGTCCCCCTCCACGCTGGTGGGCAGCTGGCTGAGGGATAAAGTGGGAGGGGTCAGGGACTCCTCCATGGTGGGGAAAATGGGGGTGCAGGATATGGGAGGGGCCTTGGGGTCATACCAGGTCAAATCGAGGTCAGCCCAGAGGTGGAGAACATCCTGCAAGCCTGTGGTTTCCATCCAGGGGAGAACACTCCGGAACAGGGAGAATGCTGGCGAGCATACCCTGGAAGGGAGCCAGGAAAGCAGGGACAAAGGGGAGTTTCCCAAAGCTGGTCAGGACACTCTGAGTGGAAAACAAGACCGAGGGAGTACTAGAAGCCCCAAATGCAGTCACGCTCAGACCAAGACCTGCACCCAGTGTCACGGGCggagaggagggcaggggagcAGCGGGGGTCAGAGGGGAGCTGCCTCTGTATGTGAGCAGGATCAGTCGAGCTGCGGTGTGGAGGGGAttaaggagaaggaggaggggaaagtgCAGGATGGCACTGGTCTCACCCGGTCAAAGCCCTGTGACTCCTCCCTGCCTCCAGACAACGCTGACCCAGAAAACTGCAGCAGTGACGTAGGGGACCGGGGAAAGCCAGACAGCCCACGCGCACAGGAGGGGCTGCATCCTGAAACTTCTCTCAACAAGGAGCACTTCCAGGACAAACTATGGGATAAAGACATACATACTGGAGGCAACGATGTGGCCAGTGGTATCATGAGTCATGTGGAAGACTTTGATGGCATGGTGGGTGCTGTGATTGGGTTTGTGGATCATATCAAGTCTGCAGAGTGTGATTCAGAGAGGCTAAGGGGAACCGGGGAGATAGCTGAGGGGAAGCTGCCCAACAGGTGGATCGATAGTCAAACTTCAGAGAGCCACTGCTGTTCTGAGAGAAGCTGCCTCAAAGACTGCTCCACTCAACCACCCAGACCAGTAGAGGGCAGCATTTCTACTGCTCCTGATGAGACTGGCTATGGTCAGATAAATCAGGAAACTAAATCAGATAGTCAATACAATAAGCTTTGTGAGAAATGTCAGCCAGAAGAAAAAGATCCTGTGGCAGTGGATAAAGAAGGTTTACAGGAATCTGTACATGGCCTCTGTGAggaagaggagatagagggggaggaggggatccAGTCAACAGCACCAGAAATTAGGGAGCTCTGTGGGGAGCATGGGGAGATACTGCCTGAGGTCAGGAGCACAGATGATGAGGCCAGGCTGGTAAAGGGAGACATCATATCCCAGAGAACTGAGCGAGGGCCTCACTGGGCAACGGAGGAACATGAGTGCGAGGAGACATGTAATATGGAAGCGAGGTGTTTTTCAGATTTACCAGCTAACCTAACTGAAGAGGCCGTGGTAAGGTGGAGGAAGGCAGGGACTAGGCAGTTTAATTCCCGTTTACAAGGCTCTGCTGTTGCTGGCCCTGCTACCTCTGTCACACACTCGCCACCTAATCTGGCCTCCTCAAGAGCCATGGCAACAGGCTTCCCTGCTCCGAATGGGGGGCAGACAGATGCTGGAGGTGGGGCTCTGGTGCCTCTGCTACGGAGCCCTGGGGAGCAGGAGTGGAAGATGGGCCCGGACGAGAGCAAGGTGGCCTCCAACAGGGGGTTCCTGGATGGGGGGCCAGAGGGGGAGGATGACTTTGGGCTTTTCATGCAGGCAGAGGAGCAGCTGCCCTGGGACGACAGCTTCACTGCATCACCCCTAGTGCCTTCTGGGAAAAGTGAGAGTGTTG GTTGGACAGACAGCTCATTCCAACAATCAGAGGATGCCTGGACAGCCTTCCCAAAGGATATAGCGGGAGAAGGGCAAGACACAAGAGAACAGTGGTGGCCCACAAATGCTGTGGAGGAGACAAGGGGCAGATTCTCTGCGACGCAAAATGTG AACAAAGTGTTTGTGGAGGCCTTCCCGTCACTGTCTACTCCCCTGTATGATCGTGATGCTGTTCCCACACTCAGCCAGCTCCTCAGAGGCGTCTTGGATCATGAAAGCTCTGCAGAAGATCATGG CTTACTCGATGGGTTCCATGACTTGAACAAGATGTTTGGCTTGAAATATAAGAGGGCAAATGCTGTTTCCCGTGAACGTCTTCTACAGTCGCTACATTTGGGCCAGTGTAACACG GAAAATATGACTGGGCACCGAGCAGCCAACTACAGTCCCTCTCTTGGCCTCCCCTCGTCCAGTCAGCATGCACAGGCCTGTGGGAAGAGACGTTTATCGTATGTCAACAAGAACATCATGGAATAA